One Amorphoplanes digitatis genomic window carries:
- the holA gene encoding DNA polymerase III subunit delta, translated as MSDVNTAPPASLLLVQGDEELLAARAIAAAVAAARAEEPGADVREYEAGALAAGEVAEMLSPSLFGGRRVLVIRSGQDARKDLVTALLAYAKNPDPDVTLIVAHVGGAKGKAFADGLRTAGATVVPVAKLKGDRERIAFVRDEFRRNGGRCDEQAAAALLAAVGSDLREIAAACSQLLADTDGKISAAVVARYYKGRAEVSGFAVADAAMVGDVPGALEALRWALHVGVDPVPIADAIADGVRTVARVASAGRGNPYQMASSLGMPAWKIQKAQERSRGWTPEGLVDAMRAAADCNAAVKGGAEDRGYALEQAVFAVAAARRSGGAR; from the coding sequence ATTTCGGACGTGAACACCGCGCCTCCCGCCTCGTTGTTGCTCGTCCAAGGCGACGAGGAGCTGCTCGCTGCCCGGGCGATCGCCGCAGCGGTCGCCGCGGCGCGGGCGGAGGAGCCCGGCGCCGACGTCCGGGAGTACGAGGCGGGTGCGCTCGCCGCCGGCGAGGTCGCCGAGATGCTCAGCCCGTCGCTGTTCGGCGGCCGGCGGGTGCTGGTGATCCGCAGCGGGCAGGACGCGCGCAAGGACCTCGTCACGGCGCTGCTCGCGTACGCGAAGAATCCCGATCCGGACGTCACGCTGATCGTCGCGCACGTGGGCGGGGCCAAGGGCAAGGCGTTCGCTGACGGGCTGCGCACGGCCGGCGCGACGGTCGTGCCCGTGGCGAAGCTCAAGGGCGACCGCGAGCGGATCGCGTTCGTGCGCGACGAGTTCCGGCGCAACGGCGGGCGCTGCGACGAGCAGGCCGCGGCCGCCCTGCTCGCGGCGGTGGGCAGCGACCTTCGCGAGATCGCGGCGGCCTGCTCTCAGCTGCTCGCCGACACCGACGGCAAGATCAGCGCGGCCGTGGTCGCGCGCTACTACAAGGGCCGCGCCGAGGTCAGCGGCTTCGCGGTCGCCGACGCGGCCATGGTCGGCGACGTGCCGGGCGCGCTCGAGGCCCTGCGCTGGGCGCTGCACGTCGGCGTCGACCCGGTGCCGATCGCGGACGCCATCGCCGACGGCGTCCGCACGGTCGCGCGCGTGGCCTCGGCCGGCCGCGGCAACCCGTACCAGATGGCCAGCTCGCTGGGCATGCCCGCGTGGAAGATCCAGAAGGCGCAGGAGCGCAGCCGCGGCTGGACCCCGGAGGGACTGGTCGACGCGATGCGCGCGGCGGCCGACTGCAACGCGGCCGTCAAGGGCGGCGCCGAGGACCGTGGCTACGCGCTGGAGCAGGCGGTCTTCGCCGTCGCGGCCGCACGCCGTTCCGGCGGTGCGCGATGA
- the rpsT gene encoding 30S ribosomal protein S20: protein MANIKSQIKRNRQNEKARLRNKSVKSSLKTVIRKLNEASEAGNNESATALLRDASRQLDKAVSKGVIHKNQAANRKSAIAKRVASLSA, encoded by the coding sequence GTGGCGAACATCAAGTCCCAGATCAAGCGCAACCGGCAGAACGAGAAGGCCCGGCTGCGCAACAAGTCGGTCAAGTCGTCGCTGAAGACCGTGATCCGCAAGCTGAACGAGGCGAGCGAGGCCGGCAACAACGAGTCGGCTACCGCGCTGCTGCGTGACGCCTCGCGCCAGCTCGACAAGGCCGTGAGCAAGGGCGTCATCCACAAGAACCAGGCGGCGAACCGCAAGTCGGCCATCGCCAAGCGGGTCGCCTCGCTGTCTGCCTGA
- a CDS encoding phosphotransferase, which translates to MRAVSLPEVAYGATAVRPDWGDLPAALREAIGARLGGPVAAAASAGGGFTRAFAALLTTVAGDRAFVKAAPLTEPLSDWYAREAAITAALPPEVPAARPRWTLVAEGHFVLCLEAIEGRLPTLPWAPADLAAALAAWEASAAALSNPSAELLGLGLPPLGDIVRDELSWWSEIAAGRAPLPPAPPWVPGRLGELAALERALPALVTGPGMLHGDLRVDNLLLDRDGRAWLCDWTWPCRGEPWFDTVTLLVTAYASGLDVDAALSGWNAPPAGVDGALAALGGYWLTRAAGGPSSASPHSRQHQRFSGEQALSWLAERRGWAS; encoded by the coding sequence ATGCGCGCGGTGTCACTGCCCGAGGTTGCGTACGGCGCTACGGCCGTACGCCCGGATTGGGGTGATCTGCCCGCGGCCTTGCGGGAAGCGATCGGCGCGCGGCTCGGCGGGCCCGTCGCGGCCGCGGCCAGCGCGGGCGGCGGTTTCACCCGGGCCTTCGCGGCCCTGCTCACGACGGTGGCCGGGGACCGGGCGTTCGTCAAGGCCGCGCCGCTGACCGAACCGCTCTCCGACTGGTACGCCCGTGAGGCGGCGATCACGGCCGCCCTGCCGCCGGAGGTTCCGGCCGCCCGGCCGCGGTGGACGCTGGTGGCCGAGGGGCATTTCGTGCTGTGCCTGGAGGCGATCGAGGGCCGCCTGCCCACGCTGCCCTGGGCACCCGCCGACCTGGCCGCGGCGCTGGCCGCGTGGGAGGCGTCGGCGGCGGCGCTGAGCAATCCGTCCGCCGAGCTGCTCGGTCTCGGCCTGCCGCCGCTCGGCGACATCGTTCGCGACGAGTTGTCGTGGTGGTCCGAGATCGCGGCCGGGCGCGCGCCGCTGCCTCCCGCGCCGCCCTGGGTGCCCGGCCGGCTGGGCGAGCTGGCCGCGCTGGAGCGAGCGCTGCCGGCCCTGGTCACGGGGCCGGGCATGCTGCACGGCGACCTGCGCGTGGACAACCTGCTCCTCGACCGCGACGGCCGGGCGTGGCTCTGCGACTGGACCTGGCCGTGCCGGGGCGAGCCGTGGTTTGACACGGTGACGCTGCTGGTCACGGCGTATGCGAGCGGACTGGACGTCGACGCCGCCCTGTCCGGGTGGAACGCGCCGCCAGCGGGCGTCGACGGCGCCCTGGCCGCGCTCGGCGGATACTGGCTGACGCGGGCCGCCGGCGGGCCGAGCAGTGCTTCTCCACACAGCCGGCAACATCAGCGCTTCAGCGGCGAACAGGCCCTCAGCTGGCTCGCCGAGCGCCGCGGCTGGGCCTCCTAG